Sequence from the Candidatus Deferrimicrobium sp. genome:
CCTTCGCCCCCGAGATCGCTCCTCCCGCCGACAGGAGCGCGACATTGAAGGAGTGCCTGTTGAGGTAGGTGTCCTCCGAGTCGAGGGTGAGGTCGCCTCGCCGGCAGGCGGTTTCGAGCCGGTTCAGATAATCCCGGTCGTGGACGGAGAGGATATCCGTGTCCTCCGGATACTCGGGCGTCACCACGACCATCCGGTCGATCAGGCCGGCCTTCCCGAGATGATCGGTGATGGCGACCAGCCGCTCCGGGGATTCCGGATGTTCGAAAGGCGGCGAGTGAAGGAGGTAATCGGGGTGGTAGATCCAGGCAACTCGCTTCATGAGCGCTCCGTACGCACCCCGATAATATATCAGACGGATTACCGGAACGTCGTGATCTCCGACGCCGCCTTGCGCGGCGGTTTCGGGGGGGCCGCGTCCGGCTTCCCCACGGCGATGATCGCCAGCAGCTCTTCGGGATAACGGATGGAGAGGGCCGATTCGAGCTCCGGCTTCGCGATCAGCGGGCCGGTCATCCAGCAGGTGCCGTACCCCAGCGCACAGGCCGCCAGGATGAACTGGGTAATCCCGGCCGAGATCCCCTGGAGCCCGGGGTTCACCTGGAAGCGGCGCGCCTTGTACCGCTCGGGGTCCTTCTCGCGAAGCAACCTGTCCGTCGCCGATTCGTAGGGGGCGCCGACCACGCAGATCACGGCGGGGGCGAAGGCGAACAGGTTGTGGTAGGTCGCCTTCCCAGCGGAGATCTCACCCCCGGTGACGCGCGATTCGATCTCGTCGACGATTCCCCGCATCCGGGTGATCGTCTCCCGTTCCTGGACCGCGATAAATCGGAAATTCTGCGAATTTCCCGCCGTGGGCGCCCACGATGCGGCCTCCGCCATCCGCAGGATGTGTTCCTTTGGAATCGGTTCCTTCCGGAATTTCCTGATGCTCTGTCGGGCCTTCATCGTCTCGAAGACGTCCATTCGAATCCTCCTGTTGCTCGGTCGAGTCGTTCCAAGCCCGAGTACCCCAGGGAGCGTACTCCATACGGGAGCGGGGTGCCCCCGTTTTTCCTACGGCGGTGTACCCCAGGGTACGCATTCCGTTCGGGAGCGGGGTGGCGATA
This genomic interval carries:
- a CDS encoding nitroreductase family protein yields the protein MDVFETMKARQSIRKFRKEPIPKEHILRMAEAASWAPTAGNSQNFRFIAVQERETITRMRGIVDEIESRVTGGEISAGKATYHNLFAFAPAVICVVGAPYESATDRLLREKDPERYKARRFQVNPGLQGISAGITQFILAACALGYGTCWMTGPLIAKPELESALSIRYPEELLAIIAVGKPDAAPPKPPRKAASEITTFR